Proteins encoded in a region of the Candidatus Margulisiibacteriota bacterium genome:
- a CDS encoding methyltransferase type 11, which translates to MKCKICYNESTYIFSSILLNKHNVSYFFCPFCNFLQTEEPYWLEESYNEAINKSDTGIFERNFYYREKTAILIYHFFDKNKKFLEYAGGYGILTRLMRDIGFDFYWSDKYSKNLFGRGFEFNETHSNIELITTFESFEHFDEPIKEIETMLAISDSVFFSTELLPSPIPQPDNWWYYGLDHGQHISFYSIKTLNYLAQKYNLNLYTNKNNFHLLTKNDIKEKYFIKLLCSKNKLFEKIKHKMDSKTMNDYYYITEEILRK; encoded by the coding sequence ATGAAATGTAAAATTTGCTATAATGAATCTACTTATATATTTTCATCAATTTTGTTGAACAAACATAACGTATCTTATTTTTTTTGCCCTTTTTGTAATTTTCTGCAAACAGAAGAACCGTACTGGTTAGAAGAATCCTATAATGAAGCCATCAACAAATCAGACACTGGCATTTTTGAAAGAAATTTTTATTACAGAGAGAAAACCGCAATTTTAATATATCATTTTTTTGACAAAAATAAAAAGTTTTTGGAGTATGCCGGTGGTTATGGAATACTCACAAGGCTGATGCGTGATATAGGCTTCGATTTCTATTGGAGCGACAAATATTCAAAAAATCTTTTTGGAAGAGGATTCGAATTCAACGAAACACATTCCAATATCGAGTTGATTACTACATTTGAAAGTTTTGAGCATTTTGATGAGCCGATTAAAGAAATTGAGACTATGCTGGCGATTTCCGACAGCGTCTTTTTTTCGACGGAATTACTACCAAGCCCCATACCACAACCTGACAACTGGTGGTATTACGGCTTAGATCATGGGCAACATATTTCGTTTTATTCAATTAAAACATTGAACTATTTGGCGCAAAAATACAATTTGAACTTATATACAAATAAAAACAACTTTCATCTTCTCACAAAAAATGACATTAAAGAAAAATATTTCATCAAATTACTTTGTTCTAAAAACAAATTGTTTGAGAAAATTAAACACAAGATGGACAGCAAAACAATGAATGATTATTATTACATCACTGAAGAGATTTTAAGAAAATAA
- the alr gene encoding alanine racemase, whose translation MKRAYVEINLTKYAENINRFRTIIPAETKLMAVVKADAYGHGANEISDVAVANGIDYLGVAWVSEAIALREAGIKSPILILSEPTINIAADIVRLDVTQTVYTLNFARALSDAAKQFNKIAKIHIKIDTGMNRIGVNGDEATLLVEQIHELDNIFIEGVFTHFAKADTIDDNYTLQQVKQFTEIVTSLEKKGYSFPIKHCANTAGTFNYPSAHVNMVRVGIGSYQDVLTFKSRIAYVKRVPKDSYVSYSCSYKTEKETTIATLSVGYADGLVRALSNKGHVIVNGKKYPIVGRICMDMTMIDLGDDIYHVGEEVILIGSQGSETISVEEVAELAGTISYEILCGIGKRVNRIYHY comes from the coding sequence TTGAAACGTGCTTATGTTGAAATTAATTTAACAAAATATGCAGAAAATATTAATAGATTCCGTACAATAATTCCGGCAGAAACAAAGCTTATGGCAGTTGTAAAGGCTGACGCTTATGGTCACGGAGCTAACGAAATTTCTGATGTCGCAGTGGCAAACGGGATTGATTACTTAGGCGTTGCCTGGGTAAGTGAAGCTATTGCCCTGCGAGAAGCTGGAATTAAGTCGCCAATACTCATTCTATCCGAACCAACAATTAACATTGCAGCGGATATTGTACGATTAGACGTTACGCAAACGGTATATACTCTTAATTTTGCCAGGGCACTTTCTGATGCTGCAAAACAATTTAACAAAATTGCTAAAATACATATAAAAATAGACACCGGAATGAATAGAATAGGGGTAAATGGCGATGAAGCAACTCTACTCGTAGAGCAGATACATGAACTAGACAATATATTTATAGAAGGCGTTTTCACTCACTTTGCCAAAGCCGATACTATAGATGATAATTATACATTACAGCAAGTAAAACAGTTTACAGAAATTGTAACTTCCTTAGAAAAAAAGGGGTATAGTTTTCCCATTAAGCATTGTGCAAATACTGCCGGGACCTTTAACTATCCTTCAGCCCATGTAAATATGGTCAGGGTAGGAATCGGTTCATATCAGGACGTGCTGACATTTAAGAGCCGGATCGCTTATGTAAAAAGAGTCCCGAAGGATTCATATGTAAGCTACAGTTGCTCGTATAAAACAGAGAAAGAAACAACGATAGCAACTCTTTCAGTTGGATATGCTGACGGACTGGTACGCGCATTATCAAACAAGGGCCATGTTATTGTAAATGGAAAAAAATATCCGATTGTTGGACGAATATGTATGGATATGACAATGATCGATTTAGGCGACGACATTTATCACGTTGGTGAAGAAGTAATTCTTATTGGCAGTCAAGGCAGCGAAACCATTTCGGTTGAAGAAGTTGCTGAACTAGCAGGTACAATAAGTTATGAGATACTATGTGGAATAGGAAAACGGGTTAATAGAATATATCATTATTAA
- a CDS encoding DNA polymerase III subunit gamma/tau translates to MSYITLYRKYRSQSFKDLVGQESIIKTLSNAIENDRLTHAYIFSGPRGTGKTSTARILAKSLNCRTGKSVNPCNVCNVCKGITDGSSMDVIEIDAASNRGIDEMRQVREKVNFAPVEGKYKVYIIDEVHMLTEPAFNALLKTLEEPPTHTIFILATTDPQKVPVTILSRCQRLDFGRIPISQISEHLKYIAAKENATIEEKAALMIAKNSEGGLRDAISLMDQVIAFSGNTITSDSVITIIGNYSSDFLFDIAEIMAKNGINELLSQLDEVINQGKNITQIVRDLIDFYRSMMFVKLGNTKTIEMSEDQITRLKNITANYPVKRIKEIIMVLSKAELDMKWHPNSRLLVEIAFIDLTMLAENTEVEKEAALPKHDYGSNSPATKAANPARQGSAQSGTPVSEPKKEEKAFTSHISSEPSTINTLTFNQVSSKDSSKNISAIEPVIEKKMEEIKASIKQIDNLHVELSLPAVKHHWTDIINKIKGKNKIKLSVYLLECEPFKIENQKVFLAFKEKYSFHKDQVSQKENADLIEEVFKSIFGNNTTVEFVTRPSDAQQNRLGDQAKENNEDTNNLVSLFDGQLL, encoded by the coding sequence ATGTCGTACATAACACTCTATAGGAAGTACAGGTCCCAAAGCTTTAAAGATTTGGTCGGACAAGAATCTATCATAAAAACATTATCGAATGCAATAGAAAATGACCGACTTACTCACGCATATATATTTTCGGGACCTCGTGGAACCGGGAAAACGTCCACGGCAAGAATTCTTGCGAAATCTCTTAACTGCCGAACCGGTAAATCAGTAAATCCATGCAATGTATGCAATGTTTGTAAAGGAATAACAGATGGCTCCAGTATGGATGTCATCGAAATTGACGCAGCATCTAATCGGGGAATTGACGAAATGCGCCAGGTCAGGGAGAAAGTTAACTTTGCCCCTGTAGAAGGGAAATATAAAGTCTATATAATTGACGAAGTTCATATGCTCACTGAACCTGCTTTCAATGCACTTCTAAAAACTCTGGAGGAACCGCCAACTCATACGATATTCATACTAGCGACCACTGATCCGCAAAAAGTGCCGGTAACCATACTATCCCGTTGCCAAAGATTGGACTTCGGCCGGATACCTATATCGCAAATATCTGAACACCTGAAATATATTGCGGCAAAAGAAAATGCCACAATCGAGGAAAAAGCAGCCTTAATGATTGCAAAAAATTCTGAAGGAGGCTTGAGAGATGCAATCTCCCTCATGGATCAAGTAATTGCTTTCTCCGGCAATACGATTACAAGCGATAGCGTCATTACAATCATTGGTAATTACTCATCGGATTTTCTTTTTGATATAGCAGAAATAATGGCAAAAAACGGCATTAATGAATTACTATCTCAATTGGATGAAGTTATAAACCAAGGGAAAAACATTACGCAGATCGTACGTGATCTTATTGATTTCTATCGGTCTATGATGTTCGTAAAGCTAGGAAATACAAAGACCATAGAAATGAGCGAAGATCAGATTACCCGCTTAAAGAATATTACAGCCAACTATCCGGTAAAACGAATTAAAGAAATAATAATGGTGCTGTCAAAAGCTGAACTCGATATGAAATGGCATCCGAACTCTCGCTTATTAGTAGAAATCGCATTTATTGATCTTACTATGCTCGCTGAAAATACTGAAGTTGAAAAAGAAGCTGCCTTACCTAAACACGATTATGGCAGCAATTCTCCGGCGACCAAGGCAGCTAATCCAGCCAGGCAGGGCAGTGCTCAATCAGGAACTCCGGTGAGTGAGCCGAAAAAAGAGGAGAAGGCTTTCACCTCACATATTAGCTCTGAGCCATCAACAATTAATACTCTCACTTTTAACCAGGTATCTTCTAAGGATAGTAGCAAAAATATTTCAGCTATTGAACCGGTAATAGAAAAGAAAATGGAGGAAATAAAAGCCAGTATAAAACAAATTGACAATCTTCATGTAGAACTATCCTTGCCAGCAGTGAAACATCACTGGACAGATATCATCAATAAAATAAAGGGTAAGAATAAAATAAAATTATCAGTATATTTGCTGGAATGTGAGCCCTTTAAAATTGAAAACCAAAAAGTCTTCTTGGCTTTCAAAGAAAAATATTCTTTTCATAAAGATCAAGTTTCACAAAAAGAAAATGCAGACCTGATTGAAGAAGTTTTCAAGTCTATATTCGGCAACAATACTACTGTCGAATTTGTTACAAGACCTTCCGACGCCCAACAAAACAGGCTTGGAGATCAGGCGAAAGAAAACAACGAAGACACCAATAATTTGGTAAGCCTTTTCGACGGACAGTTGCTCTAG
- a CDS encoding nucleoid-associated protein, YbaB/EbfC family translates to MFGKLGDLGGIMKQMKDLKKAQKELKKITAEVTKDNVKVVVNGEMKIVDLFIDEPVDVKKLQKTIKEAVNDAINKVQFDSAQKLSGMAGGLNIPGLS, encoded by the coding sequence ATGTTCGGCAAATTAGGTGATTTAGGCGGCATTATGAAACAAATGAAAGATCTGAAAAAAGCTCAAAAAGAATTAAAGAAGATTACAGCAGAAGTTACAAAAGATAATGTTAAAGTTGTTGTTAACGGAGAAATGAAAATAGTTGATCTTTTTATCGATGAACCGGTCGATGTTAAAAAATTACAAAAGACGATCAAAGAAGCAGTAAACGATGCAATTAACAAAGTTCAGTTTGATTCAGCACAAAAACTATCAGGAATGGCTGGAGGATTAAATATCCCTGGCTTAAGTTAA